A window of Sphingobium herbicidovorans contains these coding sequences:
- a CDS encoding TonB-dependent receptor plug domain-containing protein: MKRLSALRLSLILASSWSAAAIAQEAAQEPQADDGGAIIVTGTRAVGMQAAESAAPIQLLSEEAISHVGQPNLNQVLTQIVPSFTAQTQGTDLSSFSLSARLRGLSPNHTLVLVNGKRRHGNGILQVISGPFQGSAAPSIDLIPPDSVARVEVLQEGAAAVYGTDAIAGVINFILKDQDEGGTFKITGGQHYDSEGELFSVSGNMGFKLGEDGFFNLTLFHRRQDYTTVGTGQVQITQPDGTLQPNTPAQWSNLAGDALSGINGGQPRTKLTLGFYNMGYDFGGVELYSFGDYARREGWANQGYRHPKRICYETGNLGGGITPTPYDPSICYSDTGVWGMVPLQHVVEDEYSFTIGARGEFGGGWNYDISGTYGAQKDSIYTERSAHRELWQESYAAGGPATAITPSSAYDGGFKLAQTTLTTDIRKEFEVGMASPLTLAFGGEYRKDEYEILEGDPVSTYKTGVQSFPGYKATDAGDFQRSSKAVYANLITEPVDGWSVDLAGRYEDYTDFGDTAIWKVTTRYDLSDAIAVRGTVSTGFRAPTLAEQKYSTINVGPTSAVAQLPAGTPAAALLGFENLKPEKSKNFSAGIVLRPVPKLAITVDGYLIKIKDRITGTAARNAVLNGVIQPGAADILNALSAAGIVLDSALLTSGTIGVSSFTNGIDTRTWGIDFSASYPVTLDFGTLNLSLTANYNKTKITDNKVGYPIFNAASESNIERSNPDYKIVANALFKSGKFTLNLRETFYGKTSVLVRPAFTSRDGNGAIIIPDGGFLIADGAGGADQLYFNGVVKATAITDLELGYDFTDFVKFSVGANNLFSKRPEVPKTIDGVTVPVGVSPYQNGTGAYNSYYGHGPYGTSGGYYYARLDFKF, translated from the coding sequence ATGAAACGACTATCCGCTCTTAGACTATCTCTCATTCTCGCATCGTCCTGGTCCGCGGCCGCGATTGCGCAGGAAGCAGCCCAGGAACCGCAAGCCGATGACGGAGGGGCGATCATCGTCACGGGCACGCGCGCCGTCGGCATGCAAGCCGCCGAAAGCGCAGCGCCCATTCAGCTATTGAGCGAGGAGGCGATCAGCCATGTCGGCCAGCCGAACCTCAATCAGGTCCTGACGCAGATCGTCCCCAGCTTCACCGCCCAGACGCAGGGCACCGATCTGTCGAGCTTCTCGCTGTCCGCGCGCCTGCGCGGGCTGTCGCCCAACCACACGCTGGTGCTGGTCAACGGCAAGCGCCGCCACGGCAATGGCATCCTCCAGGTCATATCCGGCCCGTTCCAGGGTTCGGCGGCGCCCAGCATCGACCTCATCCCGCCAGACTCAGTGGCACGCGTCGAAGTGCTCCAGGAGGGCGCGGCGGCCGTCTACGGCACCGATGCGATCGCGGGCGTCATCAACTTCATCCTCAAGGACCAGGACGAAGGCGGCACCTTCAAGATCACCGGCGGCCAGCATTATGACAGCGAAGGCGAGCTTTTCTCCGTTTCCGGCAACATGGGCTTCAAGCTGGGCGAAGACGGCTTTTTCAACCTGACCCTGTTCCATCGTCGCCAGGACTATACCACTGTCGGCACCGGTCAGGTCCAGATCACCCAGCCCGACGGCACGCTCCAACCCAACACGCCTGCGCAATGGTCGAACCTTGCGGGCGACGCCCTGTCCGGCATCAATGGTGGCCAGCCGCGCACGAAGCTGACGCTTGGCTTCTACAATATGGGCTACGACTTTGGCGGCGTCGAACTCTACAGCTTCGGCGACTATGCCCGTCGGGAAGGCTGGGCCAATCAGGGTTATCGCCATCCCAAGCGCATCTGCTACGAAACCGGCAATCTGGGCGGTGGCATTACGCCGACGCCTTATGATCCGAGCATCTGCTACAGCGACACAGGCGTCTGGGGCATGGTCCCGCTACAGCATGTGGTCGAGGACGAATATAGCTTCACCATCGGCGCAAGGGGCGAATTTGGCGGCGGCTGGAATTATGACATCAGCGGCACTTACGGCGCGCAGAAGGACAGCATCTACACCGAAAGGTCAGCGCATCGCGAGCTCTGGCAGGAAAGCTACGCCGCTGGCGGCCCCGCCACCGCCATCACCCCCAGCAGCGCCTATGACGGCGGCTTCAAGCTGGCTCAGACAACCCTCACCACCGACATCCGCAAGGAATTCGAAGTGGGAATGGCCAGCCCGCTGACCCTGGCGTTCGGTGGCGAATATCGGAAGGACGAATATGAGATTCTTGAGGGCGACCCGGTTTCCACCTACAAGACCGGCGTCCAGTCCTTCCCCGGCTACAAGGCGACCGACGCTGGCGATTTCCAGCGTAGCTCCAAGGCCGTATACGCCAACCTGATCACCGAGCCGGTCGATGGCTGGAGCGTCGATCTTGCCGGTCGTTATGAAGATTATACCGACTTTGGCGACACGGCGATCTGGAAGGTCACGACCCGCTACGACCTTTCCGACGCGATCGCGGTCAGAGGCACCGTCAGCACCGGATTCCGCGCGCCGACCCTTGCAGAACAGAAATATTCGACCATCAACGTCGGTCCGACCAGCGCCGTCGCCCAGTTGCCCGCCGGTACGCCTGCCGCCGCCCTGCTTGGCTTTGAAAATCTGAAGCCTGAAAAGTCTAAGAATTTCTCTGCCGGTATCGTCCTGCGGCCAGTGCCGAAGCTGGCTATCACGGTCGATGGCTATCTCATCAAGATCAAGGACCGCATCACCGGGACTGCGGCGCGCAACGCGGTGCTTAACGGCGTGATCCAGCCGGGCGCCGCCGATATCCTCAACGCCCTCAGCGCGGCGGGCATCGTCCTCGACAGCGCCCTCCTGACCAGCGGCACGATCGGCGTGTCCAGCTTCACCAACGGCATCGACACCCGTACCTGGGGCATCGATTTCTCCGCCAGCTATCCGGTGACGCTCGACTTCGGTACGCTCAACCTCTCGCTGACCGCCAACTACAACAAGACGAAGATCACCGACAACAAGGTCGGCTACCCGATCTTCAACGCGGCATCGGAAAGCAATATCGAGCGGTCGAACCCGGACTACAAGATCGTGGCGAACGCCCTGTTCAAGAGCGGCAAATTCACGCTGAACCTGCGTGAAACCTTTTACGGCAAGACCAGCGTACTGGTTCGTCCGGCCTTCACGTCAAGAGACGGAAATGGCGCCATCATCATACCTGACGGCGGCTTCCTGATCGCCGATGGCGCAGGTGGCGCGGACCAGCTCTACTTCAACGGCGTGGTCAAGGCGACTGCGATCACCGACCTGGAACTGGGCTACGACTTCACCGATTTCGTCAAATTCTCGGTCGGTGCAAACAATCTGTTCAGCAAGCGGCCTGAAGTGCCCAAGACAATCGACGGCGTAACCGTCCCGGTCGGCGTGTCGCCTTATCAGAATGGCACGGGCGCCTATAACAGCTATTACGGACACGGCCCCTACGGCACGTCGGGCGGTTACTATTACGCTCGACTGGACTTCAAATTCTAG
- a CDS encoding Trm112 family protein yields the protein MSATLDPYLLEKLVCPVTRTPLRWDAQRRELISDAAGLAYPVRDGVPVLVVREARAL from the coding sequence ATGAGCGCCACGCTGGATCCCTATCTGCTCGAGAAACTGGTTTGCCCGGTGACGCGGACGCCGTTGCGGTGGGATGCGCAGCGGCGTGAATTGATATCGGATGCGGCGGGGCTTGCCTATCCGGTGCGCGATGGCGTTCCCGTGCTGGTGGTTCGCGAGGCGCGGGCGCTCTGA
- a CDS encoding LON peptidase substrate-binding domain-containing protein codes for MNAARVSIFPLSGALLLPGMDLPLHIFEPRYRALIHDAMARDRRIGMIQPRGDGPKPALFDVGCLGHISQIEALDDGRFNIILKGLARFRVIRELDVATAFRQIEADVEQAPEDEVLHAVERAALEQESRRFAEALGYVVDWTAVSRLDDMSLVNGIAQIAPFDPAAKQTLLEADTLGERSERIIQLMQIIGRIERDGGTTMQ; via the coding sequence GTGAACGCCGCCCGCGTCTCCATCTTCCCGCTCTCGGGCGCATTGCTGCTGCCCGGCATGGATTTGCCGCTCCACATATTCGAGCCGCGTTACCGGGCGCTCATCCACGACGCGATGGCGCGGGATCGTCGCATCGGCATGATCCAGCCGCGTGGGGATGGGCCGAAGCCTGCGCTGTTCGATGTCGGTTGCCTGGGGCATATCAGCCAGATCGAGGCGCTGGACGATGGCCGCTTCAACATCATCCTGAAAGGGCTGGCGCGCTTTCGCGTGATCCGCGAACTGGACGTCGCCACTGCGTTTCGTCAGATCGAGGCCGATGTGGAGCAGGCCCCCGAGGATGAGGTGCTGCACGCCGTCGAACGCGCCGCGCTGGAACAGGAATCCCGGCGCTTTGCCGAGGCGCTGGGCTATGTGGTCGATTGGACGGCGGTGTCCCGGCTGGACGACATGTCGCTGGTCAACGGCATCGCCCAGATCGCGCCGTTCGACCCTGCGGCCAAGCAGACGTTGCTGGAGGCTGATACGCTGGGCGAGCGTTCCGAAAGGATCATTCAGCTGATGCAGATCATAGGCCGGATCGAGCGTGACGGCGGGACCACCATGCAATGA
- a CDS encoding tetratricopeptide repeat protein, which yields MATLGLSDGDKAAVEAFRRDVVDPSRTSLIIVDFWAEWCGPCKQLTPVIEKVCAEYEPKGVKLVKINVDENKFIAAQFRVQSIPTVYAVFQGQPVADLSQARTEGQLKQFLDQLLAQLPIESDEKAQLQEIAPLIEMGEELLTAGDNERALSVFEQVGAMAPDNAEVASGHARALVALARLDEAEAVLAELPADVAKDQAVDRARAAIALARDARPVSDLSGIEAKVAANPDDHEARFELAGGLMANGDRDRAAEELLEIVRRDREWNDGAARAQLVKLFEATGLEDPWVAAQRRKLSQILFA from the coding sequence GTGGCGACCCTTGGACTGAGTGACGGCGACAAGGCGGCGGTGGAGGCTTTCCGCCGCGATGTGGTTGATCCGTCGCGCACCAGCCTGATCATCGTCGATTTCTGGGCCGAATGGTGCGGCCCCTGCAAGCAGCTGACCCCCGTCATCGAAAAGGTCTGCGCCGAATATGAGCCCAAGGGCGTCAAGCTGGTGAAGATCAACGTCGATGAAAATAAGTTCATCGCCGCACAGTTTCGCGTCCAGTCGATCCCGACCGTCTATGCCGTGTTCCAGGGGCAGCCGGTCGCCGACCTCAGCCAGGCGCGAACCGAAGGTCAGCTCAAGCAGTTCCTTGACCAGTTGCTCGCCCAGTTGCCCATCGAATCGGATGAGAAGGCGCAGCTTCAGGAAATCGCGCCCCTGATCGAGATGGGCGAGGAACTGCTGACCGCTGGTGATAATGAACGGGCGCTGTCGGTGTTCGAGCAGGTCGGCGCGATGGCGCCCGACAATGCGGAGGTCGCGTCCGGCCATGCCCGCGCCCTGGTTGCTCTGGCCCGGCTGGACGAGGCGGAGGCCGTGCTGGCCGAGCTGCCTGCCGATGTGGCGAAGGATCAGGCTGTGGATCGCGCGCGGGCCGCGATTGCGCTCGCCCGCGATGCAAGGCCGGTTTCAGACCTGTCGGGGATCGAGGCGAAGGTCGCCGCCAATCCTGACGATCATGAGGCGCGGTTTGAACTCGCAGGCGGGCTGATGGCCAATGGCGACCGCGACCGTGCGGCCGAAGAGCTGCTGGAAATCGTCCGCCGGGACCGCGAGTGGAACGATGGCGCGGCGCGGGCACAACTGGTGAAGCTGTTTGAAGCGACCGGCCTGGAAGACCCGTGGGTGGCGGCGCAGCGCCGGAAATTGTCGCAGATCCTCTTTGCCTGA
- a CDS encoding MipA/OmpV family protein, which produces MNHRQIFVAGLAFVAMGGAHPALAQVEDSNVLTVGLGAAVIPSYEGSDDYRVIPVPQLRGKVSDFAFWTRGPNLYVDAIPNRGDGIDFQLGPVVGVRFDRSSRKNIKDDAVRALGKRDVAVEVGGFVGIGKTGVLTSDYDNLSARVAVTKDVAGAHDSYVVTPAIEYFAPLSTRTFVGLGVSADYVGKKYGRYYFDVDGAGALASGLPAYAEAGDKAGFRRIGVNLTGGMSLSGDLRKGWALFALGGYSRMLGDYADSPVVSIAGSKNQWLGAVGVGYTF; this is translated from the coding sequence ATGAACCATCGCCAAATTTTCGTCGCGGGCCTTGCTTTCGTTGCAATGGGCGGCGCTCATCCTGCTTTGGCTCAGGTTGAGGATAGCAATGTCCTGACGGTCGGCCTGGGTGCGGCCGTGATCCCCAGCTACGAGGGGTCGGACGATTATCGCGTCATTCCTGTTCCTCAGCTGCGTGGCAAGGTCAGCGACTTCGCCTTCTGGACGCGCGGGCCAAATCTTTATGTCGACGCCATCCCCAACAGGGGTGACGGGATTGATTTTCAGCTGGGCCCGGTTGTCGGCGTGCGCTTCGACCGTTCCAGCCGCAAGAACATCAAGGACGATGCCGTCCGCGCGCTCGGCAAGCGGGACGTCGCGGTGGAGGTGGGCGGCTTTGTCGGGATCGGCAAGACCGGCGTTCTGACCAGCGACTATGATAATCTGTCCGCTCGCGTCGCGGTGACCAAGGATGTGGCGGGCGCGCACGATAGCTATGTCGTCACCCCGGCGATCGAATATTTCGCACCTCTGTCGACCCGAACCTTCGTCGGCCTGGGGGTTTCGGCCGATTATGTCGGCAAGAAATATGGCCGCTATTATTTCGACGTGGATGGCGCAGGTGCGCTGGCGTCCGGGCTTCCCGCATATGCGGAGGCGGGCGACAAGGCTGGTTTCAGGCGGATTGGCGTGAACCTGACCGGCGGCATGTCGTTGTCGGGCGACCTGCGCAAGGGGTGGGCGCTGTTCGCGCTGGGCGGCTATTCGCGCATGCTGGGCGACTATGCGGACTCACCGGTGGTCAGCATTGCCGGGTCGAAGAACCAGTGGCTGGGCGCGGTCGGCGTCGGCTATACCTTCTGA
- a CDS encoding DUF2141 domain-containing protein, which produces MGLLFLGGVMAVLPGAAPISEPQPLSMSVQNLRSNKGALLVCITRSPAYFPDCSHDPDKRHLSVAATTAAIPLGEVVPGDYAIAIIHDENGNGKLDTFAGIPREGVGFSRNPAIRFGAPSFRSAQFQVAGSGVRQEIKIKYFL; this is translated from the coding sequence ATGGGGTTGTTGTTTCTGGGCGGTGTGATGGCTGTGCTGCCCGGCGCTGCGCCCATCAGTGAGCCGCAGCCATTGAGCATGAGCGTGCAGAATTTACGATCGAACAAGGGCGCGCTGCTCGTCTGCATCACCCGTTCGCCTGCCTATTTCCCCGATTGCAGCCATGATCCCGACAAACGGCATCTGAGCGTAGCCGCCACGACCGCTGCGATCCCGCTGGGAGAGGTCGTGCCGGGCGACTACGCCATTGCGATCATCCATGATGAAAATGGCAATGGAAAGCTCGACACATTTGCGGGCATTCCGCGCGAGGGCGTCGGGTTTTCGCGCAATCCCGCCATCCGTTTCGGCGCCCCCAGCTTTCGCTCGGCGCAATTCCAGGTGGCGGGATCAGGGGTGCGGCAGGAAATAAAGATCAAATATTTCCTGTAA
- a CDS encoding sterol desaturase family protein translates to MASALILSALAMSFIVGVRYLLTSGGFALATHVRQPGLYARLGPQIRREIGWSMASALIYGVPAGVVAWGWQAQGWTRIYTDIHAFPIWYLPVSVLLYLAAHDSWFYWTHRWMHRPRLFRVAHAVHHASRPPTAWAAMSFHPWEALTGAVVIPALVFIIPIHVAALGGVLAIMTVMGVSNHMGWEMFPRWLVQGPAGRWLITASHHQRHHELYSCNYGLYFRVWDRLCGTDRGLGDFGKTRA, encoded by the coding sequence ATGGCTTCCGCGCTTATCCTTTCCGCCCTTGCCATGAGCTTCATCGTCGGCGTGCGCTATCTGCTGACCAGCGGGGGATTCGCGCTGGCGACGCATGTGCGGCAGCCGGGGCTTTATGCGCGTCTAGGCCCGCAGATCCGGCGCGAGATCGGCTGGTCGATGGCGTCGGCGCTGATCTACGGCGTCCCGGCTGGCGTCGTCGCCTGGGGGTGGCAGGCGCAAGGCTGGACGCGAATATACACCGACATTCATGCTTTCCCGATCTGGTATCTGCCGGTTTCGGTGCTGCTCTATCTGGCCGCGCATGACAGCTGGTTTTATTGGACGCATCGCTGGATGCACCGGCCCCGTCTGTTTCGCGTCGCCCATGCCGTCCATCATGCGAGCCGCCCGCCTACCGCCTGGGCCGCAATGAGCTTTCACCCCTGGGAAGCGTTGACCGGCGCGGTCGTCATTCCGGCGCTTGTTTTCATCATTCCGATCCATGTCGCGGCGCTGGGCGGGGTGCTGGCGATCATGACTGTCATGGGGGTGTCCAACCATATGGGGTGGGAGATGTTTCCGCGCTGGCTGGTTCAGGGCCCCGCTGGACGATGGCTGATTACGGCCAGCCATCATCAACGGCATCATGAGCTATATAGCTGTAATTACGGCCTGTATTTCCGTGTATGGGACCGGCTGTGCGGCACCGACCGGGGGCTGGGCGACTTTGGAAAGACGCGTGCATGA
- a CDS encoding prephenate dehydratase translates to MENYPAPARVIVADLAAKAAADPSRAIAYQGAPGANSHLAALGYAPDCVPLPCFAFEDAIDAVRNGQAARAIIPIENSLHGRVADMHFLLPESGLHIIDEYFLRIRHCLMAVDDTPVKSAISHPQALGQCRHYLRERGIQPVAYADTAGAAALVAESRKPGDGAVAPYLAAELYGLKLVAENIEDSDDNMTRFLVLSREPKMPEPGAGPVMTTFLFEVKNVPAALYKAMGGFATNGVNMTKLESYQRGASFAATEFFCDIEGMPGDPAVDRALAELEFHSKWVRMLGSYRQARPRT, encoded by the coding sequence ATGGAAAACTATCCCGCCCCCGCCCGCGTCATCGTCGCGGACCTGGCCGCAAAGGCGGCAGCCGATCCCTCGCGCGCCATCGCCTATCAGGGCGCACCGGGCGCGAACTCGCATCTTGCTGCGCTGGGTTATGCGCCCGATTGCGTGCCGCTGCCCTGTTTCGCCTTTGAAGACGCCATTGATGCGGTACGCAACGGTCAGGCGGCGCGGGCGATCATCCCGATCGAAAACAGCCTGCACGGCCGCGTGGCCGACATGCATTTCCTGCTGCCCGAATCGGGGCTGCACATCATCGACGAATATTTCCTGCGCATCCGCCATTGCCTGATGGCGGTGGATGACACGCCGGTCAAAAGCGCGATCAGTCACCCGCAGGCGCTGGGCCAGTGCCGCCACTATCTGCGCGAGCGGGGGATCCAGCCGGTTGCTTATGCAGACACCGCCGGCGCCGCCGCGCTGGTGGCGGAATCGCGCAAGCCCGGTGATGGAGCGGTAGCCCCCTACCTTGCCGCCGAACTGTACGGTCTGAAGCTGGTCGCGGAAAATATCGAGGATAGCGACGACAATATGACGCGCTTCCTGGTGCTGTCGCGGGAGCCGAAGATGCCGGAACCCGGCGCTGGCCCGGTGATGACGACTTTCCTGTTCGAGGTGAAGAATGTCCCCGCCGCGCTTTACAAGGCGATGGGCGGCTTTGCGACCAACGGCGTCAACATGACGAAGCTGGAAAGCTATCAGCGCGGGGCGAGTTTCGCCGCGACCGAGTTTTTCTGCGATATCGAAGGCATGCCGGGGGATCCGGCGGTTGACCGCGCGCTGGCGGAACTGGAGTTTCACAGCAAATGGGTGCGGATGCTGGGCAGTTATCGCCAGGCGCGCCCGCGAACCTGA
- a CDS encoding c-type cytochrome: MADRFNTVAGWALFAGIVALGGGIVSSKYFHSERPEKMGYAIEGVEAEGEGAAAGPGLNTLLASADVAAGERVFAKCAACHTVNQGGANGIGPNLFGTVGEAIGQGRGGFAFSDALKSKGGAWTFENLDHWLQSPREFAPGTKMTFAGLGNPADRANLIAWLNTQGSNLPLPAADAAPAEASATPAEAAANATNAAESVEGAAPANAAPAGGPAAPTTGK, translated from the coding sequence ATGGCCGATCGTTTCAACACCGTTGCAGGCTGGGCGTTGTTTGCGGGGATCGTTGCGCTGGGTGGCGGTATCGTCAGCTCCAAATATTTCCACTCCGAGCGTCCTGAAAAGATGGGCTACGCGATCGAAGGCGTGGAAGCAGAGGGCGAAGGCGCCGCCGCCGGACCGGGCCTCAACACCCTGCTCGCCAGCGCGGACGTCGCGGCCGGTGAAAGGGTGTTCGCCAAGTGCGCCGCCTGCCACACCGTGAACCAGGGCGGCGCAAACGGCATCGGCCCCAACCTCTTCGGCACCGTGGGCGAAGCCATCGGCCAGGGCCGGGGCGGCTTTGCCTTCTCGGACGCGCTCAAGAGCAAGGGCGGCGCGTGGACCTTCGAAAATCTCGATCACTGGCTGCAAAGCCCGCGCGAATTCGCGCCGGGGACGAAGATGACCTTCGCGGGCCTGGGCAACCCTGCCGATCGCGCCAACCTCATCGCCTGGCTGAACACGCAGGGTTCGAACCTGCCCCTGCCTGCCGCGGATGCCGCCCCGGCCGAAGCCAGCGCGACACCGGCTGAAGCTGCCGCAAACGCCACCAACGCTGCTGAAAGCGTCGAAGGCGCGGCTCCGGCCAATGCAGCCCCGGCAGGCGGCCCCGCTGCCCCGACCACCGGCAAGTAA
- a CDS encoding hemolysin family protein, with translation MAMIPPHAPTPFPWADLVIILALVALNGVFAMSELAIVSARRPRLQAMEKAGRRGAQTALLLASDPGKFLSTVQIGITLIGILAGAYSGASLGGPVGERLLWLGLSPSASANLGFALVIGLTTYASLIVGELVPKQFALRAPEPIAAIVATPMLWLSKITAPIVWILDGSSAIIFRLLGLKRESESHVTAEELHLIVAEASRSGVIEESERAIISGVVRLADRPVREVMTPRMDVDWIDIGADDETIRARLLETPHTRLPVGRGTVEDIVGVVQARDIMTALFRGERLNVGALMRRVEVVPDQVDAMDALEVLRRADVPMVMVHDEYGHFEGIATPADLLSAIAGHFASDRGGHDEPDVVEREDGSLLVSGQMPVDLLADRIGIDLPEDRDYATVAGHALWLLKRLPEVGDFADYQGWRFEIVDMDGRKIDKLLVAAR, from the coding sequence ATGGCCATGATCCCCCCGCACGCTCCGACGCCCTTCCCTTGGGCAGACCTTGTCATCATTTTGGCGCTGGTGGCGCTGAACGGCGTCTTTGCGATGTCGGAGCTGGCGATCGTGTCCGCCCGCCGCCCGCGATTGCAGGCGATGGAGAAGGCCGGACGGCGCGGCGCACAGACGGCGTTGCTGCTGGCAAGCGATCCGGGAAAGTTTCTGTCCACCGTTCAGATCGGCATCACATTGATTGGCATCCTTGCGGGCGCCTATTCGGGCGCCAGCCTGGGCGGGCCTGTGGGTGAACGCCTGCTTTGGTTGGGCCTGTCGCCCAGCGCGTCGGCCAATCTTGGCTTTGCACTGGTGATCGGCCTTACCACCTACGCCTCGCTGATCGTCGGCGAACTGGTGCCCAAGCAGTTCGCCCTGCGCGCGCCCGAACCCATCGCCGCGATCGTGGCGACGCCCATGCTGTGGTTGTCGAAGATCACTGCCCCGATCGTCTGGATACTCGACGGGTCGAGCGCGATCATATTCCGTCTGCTGGGGCTGAAACGCGAATCCGAAAGCCATGTGACGGCCGAAGAGCTGCACCTGATCGTGGCGGAGGCCAGCAGATCAGGCGTGATCGAGGAAAGCGAGCGGGCGATCATTTCCGGCGTGGTGCGGCTGGCCGACCGCCCGGTGCGCGAGGTGATGACGCCGCGCATGGACGTCGACTGGATCGACATCGGCGCCGATGATGAAACGATCCGCGCCCGATTGCTCGAAACGCCCCACACCCGGCTGCCGGTGGGGCGCGGCACGGTTGAGGACATTGTCGGCGTCGTACAGGCCCGCGACATCATGACGGCTCTTTTCCGGGGCGAGAGACTCAACGTGGGCGCGTTGATGCGCCGGGTGGAAGTGGTGCCCGATCAGGTCGACGCCATGGACGCGCTGGAAGTGCTGCGCCGCGCCGATGTGCCCATGGTGATGGTCCATGATGAATATGGCCATTTCGAAGGAATCGCGACGCCTGCCGACCTGCTGTCGGCCATTGCAGGGCATTTCGCATCTGATCGTGGCGGTCATGATGAACCGGATGTCGTCGAACGCGAGGACGGCAGCTTGCTGGTGTCGGGGCAGATGCCCGTCGATCTGCTGGCGGACAGGATCGGTATCGATCTGCCGGAGGACCGGGACTATGCAACCGTTGCTGGCCACGCGCTCTGGCTGTTGAAGCGCCTGCCGGAGGTGGGTGATTTCGCGGACTATCAGGGATGGCGATTCGAGATCGTCGATATGGATGGCCGCAAGATCGACAAGCTGCTGGTGGCGGCGCGATAA
- a CDS encoding OmpA family protein produces MRISHRIMGAAGLAAMLATAACTTDPNTGQRQISKAAIGGIGGALGGYLLGDLVGGRRDRTEKILGAGIGAVAGAGIGAYMDAQERKLREETAGSGVDVIRDGDNLVLRMPSGITFTTDSAAVQPQFRPTLSDVASVLSQYPKTYIDVYGHTDSDGSDAYNQTLSERRAQSVADYLTTNGVQSARIATRGFGETQPIASNETAEGKASNRRVEIKIAPVTENDLRT; encoded by the coding sequence ATGCGGATTTCTCATCGCATCATGGGAGCTGCCGGTTTGGCCGCAATGCTGGCGACGGCGGCTTGCACGACTGATCCCAACACCGGACAGCGGCAGATTTCGAAGGCAGCCATCGGCGGCATTGGCGGCGCGCTGGGCGGTTACCTGCTGGGCGACCTGGTCGGCGGCCGGCGCGACCGGACGGAAAAGATCCTGGGCGCAGGCATCGGCGCGGTCGCGGGCGCTGGCATCGGCGCCTATATGGACGCACAGGAACGCAAGCTGCGGGAAGAAACCGCTGGCAGCGGCGTCGATGTGATTCGCGACGGCGACAATCTGGTGCTGCGCATGCCGTCCGGCATCACTTTCACCACCGACAGCGCAGCCGTTCAGCCACAATTCCGGCCTACGCTGAGCGATGTCGCATCTGTCCTGTCGCAATATCCCAAAACCTATATCGACGTGTACGGCCATACCGACAGCGACGGCTCGGACGCCTATAACCAGACGCTGTCCGAACGCCGCGCCCAGTCGGTGGCGGATTATCTGACCACCAATGGGGTTCAGTCGGCGCGTATTGCAACGCGCGGCTTCGGCGAAACCCAGCCGATCGCCTCGAACGAAACGGCAGAAGGCAAGGCAAGCAACCGCCGCGTCGAAATCAAGATCGCGCCCGTGACGGAAAACGACCTGCGCACCTGA
- a CDS encoding TetR/AcrR family transcriptional regulator, whose protein sequence is MVSADSPSLHDRLVDRALALVEEGGADVSLRAVARAAGVSAMAPYRHFEDKSALLAAVALRGFGLMEAVAREADAVDDPAEALTAQGLAYIGFARTHPALFQLMFADNAGLALPHDECRGAYRLMARRVEQLCPTDAEAGALACWGLVHGLATLALDGRLPPAPAMERAALGMMTRGLATPA, encoded by the coding sequence ATGGTTTCGGCAGATAGTCCTTCGTTGCATGATCGTCTGGTCGATCGCGCGCTGGCATTGGTGGAAGAGGGCGGCGCCGACGTCAGCTTGCGCGCGGTGGCGCGGGCGGCTGGGGTGTCGGCCATGGCCCCTTATCGCCATTTTGAGGACAAGTCTGCGCTGCTGGCGGCGGTCGCCCTGCGCGGATTTGGGTTGATGGAGGCGGTCGCGCGGGAGGCAGACGCGGTTGACGATCCCGCTGAGGCGCTGACGGCGCAGGGCCTGGCCTATATCGGCTTTGCCCGGACGCATCCCGCCCTGTTCCAACTGATGTTCGCCGACAATGCCGGGCTGGCCCTGCCGCATGACGAGTGCCGAGGAGCCTATCGTTTGATGGCCCGACGGGTCGAACAGCTATGTCCGACGGATGCGGAGGCTGGAGCGCTTGCCTGCTGGGGGTTGGTGCACGGACTGGCGACGCTGGCTCTGGATGGCCGATTGCCGCCCGCTCCAGCGATGGAGCGGGCGGCGCTTGGCATGATGACGCGGGGCCTTGCTACCCCGGCCTGA